The genomic region ACATAGGGCTGCTGAGCATTTCCAAGCCCTCTAAGCATTCAAACCGATTGCTGTCCTTTGTATAGGAGAGTCCATCCATCATGTAGCAGTCCAAGTCGACCAACAAGGGGCAGGCACGGACTATTTCGCTTATTTCCATGTGGCCAACACCCTTTATCATGGTCAGGTGGCTGAGATTGTGTCCGATTCTGTCGAGCACTTCCATTACTTCAGCGCAAGAAAATTTGTAGACTTTCAGTTTTCTTAGAAATGTGCTCGTAAGCACCGAAAGTGATCCGGCTTTAGGTGTGTCCAGATATAGGGATTCCAAGTGCGGACAAGTCTTCATAATAACACGAAGCGTCTCCTCATCTGTGCCGGTGTCGTGTAAATAGCGCAGCTTGCAAGTAAAATTCTCGTCAATATTATCATGCACGAACTTCAGCGAAGCACCCACAAATGAGTAGGTGGAGAGTGTCTCCACATTGGGGCAGTGCTCTAATATTAGTGCAATATCTGAGTAGCAGATATTCTCCTCGCCGGGCATGCCAACGTCCACGACCGTTAACTTATCATTACACATACCGTGACTGAGAGACTCTATCCCGATTTCGGTGATGTCTGTCTCGCCGGATATGTCCAATACTTTCAGTTGACTACAGTGTTTGGCAATCACCTCCAGCAGATCGTCGTTGGCAATATATGGTACAAACAACTTGGTCAAGTACTTGCATTTGCGCACGATTTCGAAGAGGTAATGCATGTGCTCCTCCTTGACCCACACTCCCTTCAAGTTGAGCACACGCAATCCAGTGCCCTGGGCGGCAATCACTTGCAGAATCTTCTCATAATACGAAAAGGGGAAGACTTCGGTGACCAAAAACGCTACACTGCCGTTAAGCAGCATTTGCAGACAAGTGAAACGCATATTGGCATCCAGGTAGTCGGAGCTGAGTATGACCCGCAAAAGGTCTTGATATATGTTCCAGGTGGCGCCAGTCTGCTCGAGATATTGATTGATGTCCACCATCACGATGTCGATGTCCAACACAACGTCGGGAGCATACTTGGCGTAGCCGATCGTCGAAACAATCTGGTTTGCCAGTTCGGCCAAGGCACTATCGCTCAACGAGCGAACGCCACACTTTttagacattttcaaaattaacgaGTTCTAACGGTTTCTCAGTAAATAAAACGTATGTACGTAGACCGGTTTGTAATATCACCCGGTATTTCTCACTCATTTATGTAAAGGGGAATTGTTGCTATTAGTTCTCGGATTTAATCCGATTCCGTTCAGTTAGACACGTGactttcatttgtttataaacataacaaagtaaataaaaacaaatatatgtatgtttgtataattgATGTTTACGTGAGCTCTCTCAAAATGCTCTCATTACTGCTGTATCGTTTACGCTCTCATTTTCCTCACGGCGAAAGCTTCTGTCGCAGGGCAAAAGTTACGtcactttttgtttatttttaaaaatctgtcTTCAAAACtagaaaaacatatacatatatttgcctGATTTAACAGTATGCGGGCTTTTCAACTATTTCACTTCTTTTAAAACATACAGGTAATGTACCGAGAATACTAAAAACTAATCGAATAATGCCTCAAATCCGTTcaaaaactgccaaaaaattCCTTTAACCCGTGCGCGTAGCCAGAGACATCTTCACGTCTGGCGATCAAAAtcggtactgcgttgaatagcAAAAGCTTTCTGAACGGTATTTTCTATTCTTGAACCGGTAGcgtatatgcacacacacacacatacttttcCAAACGAAATTACACTCTTGCATATCGCAAAAATTTGTGAATGCTCTGAAAGGAAACCAACGGATATTTTTACAAGGGACTAGTTAATATCAAATCCAAAGTATCTTTTTGAATACTTGAAGGGTATAAATTAAAAGCTAAAAGACAtactcaatatacatatatatgcatacagaCTTATGTatgagtaaataaatttatatttaacgattatttatatgaaatttgtatttgttgttgttgtctgcaGTCCAGCTATTAAGTGAATGTGGTTTGCAGTTGGAGGTCTGCCCAATTTCGCTCATCTCCGATTAGACTGCAATATAAAGCGATTACTCAGACGTTTCAATAAACTGTGCGTTCGATAATACCATTATGAAATTTTCAGCCAATTAGATTGTTTAATACATAAATGGATCATTCCTACTTTAATGAAGCCATGGGTTCTCCCTTTGCTTTATACTGGATTTTCTGCTGCATCGGTGGGCTTATCGTTTTTGTCCTGATCCTCCTCTAATGATTTCGGAGATTTAACCACGCTTTGTGTAGAGGCATCGTACTTCTCTGTTTCTAATATTTGTGAACCACTTTTACCCGAACTTGATGAGTTCGTAGAAGATTTCGTGGACGATGGATGTATAAAACCTAGACGAGCGACAGGCAGGGCTGTTCCGGGTGTAACGGGATCAAAACGTAATAATTTGCCAAAAAGTGCATGCTGCATAATTGGATATTTGGATAAAAtctattcaaaaaaatgaaaaatttggatAATTTAATGTTTATGGAATATTAAATCTTTATGGAATTATTCTTACCTCCTTTTGGTACATTTTCACCAGACCACTGTTAATTTTTGTCCAACTGGGCACTGCAGAAATGCTCCATAGCTGATTAGAATGTTCCGCAAAATGTCCGGTTTTTACTTGTTTGATATAATCGATGCATCCTATGAACAAATAATCGTCTTTGTACTCGTTTATTATGTCTTCATCAAGAAAACGCGCCGGATCGAAAGGGCTATTAACTATACATTttgaacataaattaatttgtataaaatattatttgtatttactcACAAGATAACTGAGCGCTACCCCAAACAAAAGGAACAAATTGAAAATCGTCAAGAGACCAAACTCCTTGACTACCAGCTGGTTCTAAATGATACTCCTTCTGCAGCCTtctcacaaaaattaaatagcTGTTAAACAGGCGGAGTGCGCAAGCTATACTGTCCTCTTCTGTGAATATTTTAGCCTTGAAGAGCGCacaaaggaaaaatataaaagatagTTCATGACCAGTTCCGTAATCGATGCGGACAGAGTTGCCAAAGGACTCGCTCAAATATGCTCCTAATTCACTGAACAGATCACACTTCTCTTGCGGTAAGGCTTCTTTCATGAATACGAATATATCCTAGAACATAATCTTGGGATTTCAATTTGTTCATCaatcaaaatttgttattatgTGATAAAAGATAATTAACTCACGCGATGCATTTTGCGAGCCCAAACACGATAGCCTTTGTTTCCGAAGCGAGTTGGTTGATCAACCGGAGGGGATTCATCCACAAGCTTATTGAGTTTATCGAAAATGCCCAAAACATTCTTCATTGTGGGTGAGATGTAGATATTCGGATCATTAATGCGTTTGCCTTGAATTGCATAACTGACAGCATTTATAAAACCCAAAAGGTCATAGTAAGCTTCCGAACGCTGCCATTTGACTATGTCCTGAGGTATCTTTACGTGCTTTGACGGCTCATGACCGCTTAGTGCTTcgactaaaaattaaaatatttaacaaatttgcaGAATTACACAATTCGCATTTGTTCAACTTACATGGGATGTCAGATTTACGAAACTcatccattttttaaattccagtaaattgtaaatatagtaaaataatattGTCCGGTTTTACGAATGgtaaaaaaatgtcagaaaatttgttttgttttaagtaaCCTTGAAGGTTGCAAGGGTTGCTTATACGactaaatgtaatttttgaaaaaaaggtttTAGAAATGTGCATGAATTGTTTAGcttaaaaatatagattttttgttGCTACTTTTAGTAAATTACCGTtattatctttaaaacttatcagaaatattgaatatattatattggttaatgcaaaaaattaattagttgttaatttttataaatatttataagggCAAAACAATCGTCGGtaaaagagattcatatttcgaaacaagtatttttagtgttttattttgattaaatattaaaaaaataatttcttcctTAATAATACCTAACTTCAATTATGTTTTTCTCCACTTGTTACGTTATTGAATTCAACGCcgttaaatttatttctccCATGCAACTCTACAAAGTGTAGACGTCAACGAATTAAACACCGGCGTATTAGCGTAAttctttaaattgtttataaagtCTTATTGTTAGTTGCAATATGATTGAGACATTGTATAGCTTACCATTCCAAATATTGGTGCCTCCAAATATTAAAATCCGACGACCGACATGGATTCGTAAACCTTCCCCAATGGTTATGTTTTCCATTGTGCTACTGTCGTATTTCCTCGTCACCGGTGGTAAGCAACAACGCCTACATGATATACACAGTAAATGttttctcatatatgtatatgtatctgtaTAGGAATTATATACGATGTAATTGTGGAGCCACCAAGTGTAGGAGCTACGGTAGATGAACATGGGCATTCTCGGCCAGTCGCTTTTATGCCTTACCGAGTAAATGGTCAATATATAATGGAGGGATTGGCTAGCAGTTTTCTGTTCACTATAGGAGGCCTAGGATTCATCATAATGGATCAAACACATATACCAGGAAAAACAAACCTCAATCGTTTTCTTTTAACCGCGATgggatttatatttatactagttTCATTTTTCACGACTTGGTTATTTATGCGTATGAAATTACCCAGCTACTTGCAGCCATGAGTGAAAATCGAGTTTGGCTTTGGGTTCTCGAACATTTTGTAATACATTTTTGCGATCtacgttaaataaatattataaaaaaagctGTGTCTACAGTGTACGTTCTTACTTAGTTATTTAAACCAACTGTTTTaagttaaattgaaaattttatttatcatatGTCACTTACTCATATCTAGTTGTATTGCAATATAATATCATAAATGCACATTGGAAGTAcataaaacatgatttttttaattaatgtattttttcgaatttttacaattttgatatttaataccgtataattataattcaactataataaataaaacgtaCCTATTTCAAATATTCGTAAAAGTACATATTCTTAGTTTTATAAACTtgaaattgaatgaaatttttttttcatagtaaGCAATACTTCCAAGGATCAATGAATTACCTTGTGGCAGTAATagcatttaattttcataatcttGTGTGTCACCgttcatgaaaaatatttgatacaTTCATTGCAATTTACAATAgcatatgatttttagcttcAAATTCgagttatttatataatttaattacaatgaaATCAATACATAAGTTATGGactatatatatacgtattaaTTTAGTTGCAATAACATTCATATATTCGagtaaatgttatttataaatacaaatacataagtgTAGTTCATAATGGCTTACATAAATAATCTAATTCAGTTGAGATTCATTTAattctattataaaatactaCAACAAGGAAAATACTAAATATAAGTGTGTAACTTTGGCTATTTTTAAACATACAATCGTATAAATGCTGTTTTTAAATGCCGGTTGGATTGTTGTGCTCTTAAAGTCTTATGCGAAAAGAACTGTAGAAAAGAAAAACCAAttacttataatttttcaaaacaccATCAATCATACTTAAGAAAGTCTCTAGACTTATCAGTGACATGCTCGAATTCTGGAAACGACAATGCTCCATCATCATCGAAATCCGCTTCTGCTAGAATGCAGTGAATAATCTCTTTCATATCGCAGTCATCTAATTTGTTTTCTGGGCCGCATAATCGTTCAATAACTTGTTTCAAATCCGAAACACCAAGCATATCATCACCATCGAAATCTGATATCGAATTATGTTACATTAACTTAAAACCATAAAACCATTATATTCCATCATTTTACCCCAAATGCGAAAAGCATATTccgcttttaatttttttgggcaAGCATCACTAAATACGTTCATCATGTCTAAAAAGTCTTCAAACGTCATATCACCATCCTCACTTGAGCTAAACACTTTACATATTCGATCACCGAAAGGGTTTACACGCAATTCTggatattgtaatattttgctCATTGACAATTTGGCATTCTTGTTGTGTCCAACTTTTTCGGGTGCAaggcttttaaattttttatgagcaCTGCAAAGAAATGTGAACTCAAGCGATATTATGCATTTTAGTTATTACTTACAGGAGTATCTCTTTCTTCGAAAAAAATGTCAAGtcctataaataaaaaaatagtttaataatTACTTAATAGGGCATTGAAGCAATTAACTTCGTAATCTTGTAACTCCTCGTCAGTGAATTGGCTCTTTGTCTGTCCCATTTCGCTTCTTCAAAAGGTAAACGCGCAATTATTCCGCCAGCTGTGTCTGATCTCAGAAAGCCACTCCCACAATCCTTTCGTCGTTAGCAGATTCTCAATTCATTGCAAAATTATTCACTTATTCcccataaatataaaaaattaccacCGCATTTGTGACTTAATTGAAATAAGTTCCCAATAAGGGATACCAAAACAATTTGCGAAAAGATGCTGAtgctgctactgctgctgaTTGCAGAGAACAGTAAATTTTGACGTTCTCTCCTGATTGTCAGAAGTCTCtactctttattttatttctttatttacgaATGAGAGACCTGCATAAACGAAAAAACAGGTGATGCAGAGAAAAAATTAATCCCTCACTGcttcaatttttaagaaaaattttgtattttctaaaacatcaaaaaatatatacaatcaaATTAACagattataattaattatatgttagttgatttaattgaaaacataaaatacaaaagtttggaaattattttcacttatttttaataaagtgttCGAACAATTTAAAACCTAAATGCAACCCAGTTTCATAggaaaccaaataaaaaaaaaacaaaaacttagcgcagaaatgaaaaagtgaaagaaatctTTTTAACAAAAGGATTTCATGGGGCGGAGTTTATAATTCTTAACGATGAAACGATACTGTTTCCGTGCATCTtaagcatatttttaatatcatgtGCAATagttaataaaagaagaattagTGTTTTTGAAACCGCTGAACCAGCTGGCAATCTAGATATACAGAAAACTGCAGTTCGACCTTTGAGAAAGAAGCATTCGCGGCtgaaaatcagaattgaaaaacaaaaaatcaactcGCTGGTgatgtgaaaaaatacgtgaaaatgttCCTTAAGATATTGTAAGAAATAAAGCACCTTTAAGATAGACTTAATGCCCGAGAATTAATAATCAAATGTGAAGCGCTGAACCGCTGTGATATTAACTGGATGAAGCTTGGATTGTCATGAATTGTACCAGTACAAAAAGACAACAATCCACAACAACTACACCAATTAATAGTTCAGAACCAGGGCCCTTCATTTCAGCATCACCATCACCAATTTTAGAGACTCCCTTAATAGATCAAAGAAGCAACGTTGGAATCTCAGACTCATCTATACTTACTAGTACTGTTGAATATACTGACTTAAAGAAGAGAAGGCCAACACCTCCCCCAAGATTAGGAAGGGCCCCAAAAATTACTTCCGCTGCGGCGCCGGCTCATCAAACGCTGATGTAAGTATAACTTTGCTTGATGTTTAAAGTTCACTTGATTGTTACTAAACTATTCCAAATTTGGTTCTcaatacataatataatttaatgaacTTAGCATGTTCTTTGCATTAACATAATCGCTCTTTTCTCATAACCTAGTTAATATAATTAGTGcttaacttttaattgaaatcacAACATTTGAAACCCTCATAAGGAAGTAGTGCCAAAACCTAATACCAATATGAaggcttttaatttttatctattaTAGGATAAAAGGTTTTATATTTCAACTTCTGTAAGACTTGCATGCAATTATTATTGTTACGAAGTAAATTAACAActagcaaaaatatttgaaaaatctattaatgtacatacatataagaataaACGTAGTTCATTATTGAATCAAGCTCTATACAAAGTTACAGTTAGTTTattcatacaaatttgtttattgcaACAGACATATATGTACGTGCTACAAGAACTTATTGAAATAATTGGAAACATGATATAAATTGAAGATGTAAAATCGACAACGATAATAGTAACTTGCGCTAATTTTCTTCTCGGAATTCTCTTGAATGTGACATTTTAGCATTTTGTTCTCTACTAACTTTATAattgttgttactatttttgATTCAGTCGCCGAGTTGCCTTTTTCTATTAGCGTACGTCGCGATAACCACTTTACTCTGCGCTGCTCTACATAGACTGTTTAAAACGTGCCCGCATCAGTTAGAGCATTTGATCACCCATTGTTCATACATACAGTTGTACCACATTCGCGGCCTCTAATCATTCATTCATAACTAAATGTACATTGATGTACCAAGGCTGTTAAttgattaattaaatgaaatgtagGTAtgcattattatttcaaataactaGATGTTTGTAAAGTGAAGTGTGCAGAAGAATCTTCAATCAAGTaatattgcatataaaaaacataaaagcacACAGCTGTTTGATGTCCTggaaaacatatgtatgagaAAACAAGCGAAAgccaaaaatgtaaaatattgattattCACAAGTCTACCTATATAACGAATAGTTGCAGCAGTGTGTGATACTCGTGTTGAAAGAACAAGTTTAATTTATGTACGTTTTGCAAACATAATTTAAGCAAGTGATATTTTTACTGAACGTCATTTAAAGAGGTGTGAAATATTGCTTCAAGTCTCAAGCCACTCTTTTATCTTTCTCGAGCTAAACTAAATCCATCGAAAATGTTCTtaaatgtttgtacatatgtacgttttagCATGGTACTGTAgaacttaaaaacaaataaacaatttgagTTGATTTATTGAGGTTGGGAAAGTACTATTATATTCGTATAGCTAAAATGTATTCAATCATTTGTTgataattacatatacatataccatacatacataagtattttgttATCTCGCAATAAAACCACACATTAATATATCAACCTATACATTTGTGAGTctaaacattttcttaaattcaTGCCCATTGTGTTACTAAGAAACAATAGTACCAATAAAAATTACTGAAACTATTCTGACAATAATACATTAGTTTCGATTGTTAAATCTCATTTGACTATTATGAACGTTTTATAGTCAAGTGATATGCTATAATTATCAAATTTTCGTTTGATCattgttacaattttttagGGAATAGGTTCAGCTATTAATAACAGCAGGTTTTTGTTCATACATGCGATACTATCACTTCTAGAACCATATTTCTATCAATAAACCATGACTTAATCCCTTTATAAAAGGATTCGTATTCAAATTGTGCCCTTGAAATTGGTTTTGTGGTTCCAATTTGTTAGAATGTTACTGTCACTATCTCTATATACCTGAGTAGATAGACATTCGATAAGCAAATCCATACTTTTATGACCACTGTAATAGATTCCATcactttttaataacaaaaccTTTGGGTTTTGCAGAGTTTTTGCACAAGAGTTAGTCTAACCTTGTTGTTGGTCGAATAGACACATTTGTTCAATAcgcgtatttatttatataatatgctATCATAAATCCATAAATAACTGAGACACATTTGATTTAGCATGTCGAGGCGTGTGGAATATTTTGTGATTTGGTAAAATTCAATCCGAGTTATTAATATTAACCTGATATGCTGTATAAATCTTGCAAGTGGTGTggtgtacaaacatatgtagcTCTCAATATTAATCAGCTCTTTGTGTTATTTGCTCgtgaatttaaatgttttcttttaccTACCTTACTTACATTTAACGTATAATTGAGAttgtattttacatatttataatttttaatttgaatttttgtttttattttattgtttgtttttttttaccgtAAATTCTTGTAggataaaaaatattgagagCATATCAACTCATGCGAACGCTGAGGAAAAAGATGAAGAAAAGGAAGAGAAAGATATTTGTGGTACCAACAGGTAGGTATTCGCATATGGTTGAAATTAGATTTACTTTGCTCCTCCGCTGTAATGAAATCACAAATATGTACGCATTTCGTAACGAATCGTTTGAAATATAACTTTTAATATTGCACTCACCTTTCATTTGCATACTTGTGAAATTCTGCATGCACTGTTttcgaataaatattttgcactaCTTATTTTACTCAAGCAATGTTGTATGTAAAGACTTAAATTATTCCCATTGTTTTTCGCAGGAAATCTTCCATCGCCGAAGAAATTGGTGCAGCACAGGTCAATAAACTAAAACCAATTAAAGAGGGGGCCGAAGATACCAAGTCTATAAACACTAATAATACTAAAACCGATAGCGACGCAGCCGCTATAGTTTCTAGTGACGTCCAAGAACTCGGAGGCGGCGATTCGAAATTGACGATTAAAGCGTTCTCATCTAGCACACTTAAAGTAGAGACAGGTGTTCACGTCCCTAACTCTTTTACGTCCGAACCAAATTTGGTCTCTACTGGGACTAACAAATCCATACAGAGCACCGTTAAATTCTCAACAGTAACGGAAACCCTCGAATGTGGACTCAGCGACGCTGACAAAGCCGAAAGGGAAAATCAAAACTTAGCGATTGGGACCACATCGGacggattattgtctaaggcgtCTAATAGCGGAGAAAGTTCACTAAGTCGagaaaattcaattgttttagGAAAAAACAAATTGCCGAAAACACCATCGTTTTCAAAATTATCCAGTAGTTTGCAGAGTTCGCTGGGAGCACTTAGCGGCAGCCGCCCTGATGAGGTGAGTTTAGTGAACTTGTGTAAGCTCTTCTCTATAGTTATGACAGAAGTGTTCGCGTACTTGCTGGTTGCGTAGGTTGAATTGCACGGAGCGTACAGAGTTTTAATTTTGTTCGAAACATTACATTCGCAGTTGCATATTTAGAATAAAGCTTAGCATCACTAGCAGACAATATGGGTGTGGTGATGAGTTTGATGCTACTATCCGCCGTCTGTGAACAATTAACATATCAGCTTAAACAGGTAAACTTAAACTtcgttttattttgcatttcctCTTATTTATCATGTCAAATCTGCTTGTTAGCTGATgagtttatgtacatacttatgtactataTGAACTTAGGAATTCGTTAGCTCAATCAATGCATTTTAGTTAGCAAGGTACTAGTCCCCTGGGTAATTCAATTGATGTTCAACTCAACTAAATGCCTTGGGGCAAAATTAATTGCGGAGTATTTTCCATATAAGTAATCTAACTTTGTGCTGCTAAAGTATTGGAAAAGCTCTTTATGAGTTTGAACCTATCTATCATTGTATTTATCTCAACTTTTTACGTTTTGGAGCTTTCATTGATaagaagtatatatgtacatattcatttTAATACACTTTAGTACGGTTAGCTTTTTgcaaatacacaaacatacatttatcagaaaacaatatttttttttgctatatttcGTAGTAGAAACTTGTAGAGCGTCTTATCAATCACAAACATACAGGAGTTATAATCACAACCAGCGATCAACAGCTGTGTGCCTCATTGTGCTTGCCGTGCTTTTAGTTATCGCCAGTTGCATACGATTGGTCAGGTTTTGTCTGTTTTGCCAATGGTATCATTAGAGAGCGAACTTATCACTTCTGGCATTGGCATTGGTAATAATTGATATCCACTAGTTGAGGCCGAAAGAGTGACAAaccaaatgtttattttttaaagtcgCCAAGTAGCGATAGCCCGACATTCAGATTTACCAGTCGATTACAGGCGGTTGTTGTGGAATAAAATCAGCATATGGCAGCGAGTAAGATTTTTTGCTTACtcatttaatttgtgtttatgAGTAATCTGATATTTGTTTTGTGAATTGTCTCATCCGATTCGTTTGCGATTCATATTGCATTATATGCAAGTTTTATCATTGCATCAGTGATCCTCAAAACTAAAGAAGTTTGagtcaaaacaaatttatttgtaaaattctgtaatatttacaaaagtatTATAAGGTAAGTTGCTTGTGTGCTTTTTCACCTtgtgaattatattattttttatcttcaaaCGTTACTAATCTTTATCGGTAATTGTGGAGAGATAACATAgcagttaaattttatttgaaccaAATGAACACCTGTGACACCGCGTATGTTATAATTTATGACGCCATATATTTTGGTAGACGGAA from Bactrocera dorsalis isolate Fly_Bdor unplaced genomic scaffold, ASM2337382v1 BdCtg021, whole genome shotgun sequence harbors:
- the LOC105229253 gene encoding calcium and integrin-binding protein 1 — translated: MGQTKSQFTDEELQDYEDLTFFSKKEILLAHKKFKSLAPEKVGHNKNAKLSMSKILQYPELRVNPFGDRICKVFSSSEDGDMTFEDFLDMMNVFSDACPKKLKAEYAFRIWDFDGDDMLGVSDLKQVIERLCGPENKLDDCDMKEIIHCILAEADFDDDGALSFPEFEHVTDKSRDFLNSFRIRL
- the LOC105229252 gene encoding putative oligosaccharyltransferase complex subunit CG9662; the protein is MIETLYSLPFQILVPPNIKIRRPTWIRKPSPMVMFSIVLLSYFLVTGGIIYDVIVEPPSVGATVDEHGHSRPVAFMPYRVNGQYIMEGLASSFLFTIGGLGFIIMDQTHIPGKTNLNRFLLTAMGFIFILVSFFTTWLFMRMKLPSYLQP
- the LOC105229251 gene encoding serine/threonine-protein phosphatase 2A activator, yielding MDEFRKSDIPFEALSGHEPSKHVKIPQDIVKWQRSEAYYDLLGFINAVSYAIQGKRINDPNIYISPTMKNVLGIFDKLNKLVDESPPVDQPTRFGNKGYRVWARKMHRDIFVFMKEALPQEKCDLFSELGAYLSESFGNSVRIDYGTGHELSFIFFLCALFKAKIFTEEDSIACALRLFNSYLIFVRRLQKEYHLEPAGSQGVWSLDDFQFVPFVWGSAQLSFNSPFDPARFLDEDIINEYKDDYLFIGCIDYIKQVKTGHFAEHSNQLWSISAVPSWTKINSGLVKMYQKEILSKYPIMQHALFGKLLRFDPVTPGTALPVARLGFIHPSSTKSSTNSSSSGKSGSQILETEKYDASTQSVVKSPKSLEEDQDKNDKPTDAAENPV
- the LOC125775284 gene encoding uncharacterized protein LOC125775284, with the translated sequence MSKKCGVRSLSDSALAELANQIVSTIGYAKYAPDVVLDIDIVMVDINQYLEQTGATWNIYQDLLRVILSSDYLDANMRFTCLQMLLNGSVAFLVTEVFPFSYYEKILQVIAAQGTGLRVLNLKGVWVKEEHMHYLFEIVRKCKYLTKLFVPYIANDDLLEVIAKHCSQLKVLDISGETDITEIGIESLSHGMCNDKLTVVDVGMPGEENICYSDIALILEHCPNVETLSTYSFVGASLKFVHDNIDENFTCKLRYLHDTGTDEETLRVIMKTCPHLESLYLDTPKAGSLSVLTSTFLRKLKVYKFSCAEVMEVLDRIGHNLSHLTMIKGVGHMEISEIVRACPLLVDLDCYMMDGLSYTKDSNRFECLEGLEMLSS